One region of Eupeodes corollae chromosome 1, idEupCoro1.1, whole genome shotgun sequence genomic DNA includes:
- the LOC129939796 gene encoding 39S ribosomal protein L32, mitochondrial, protein MSRFILVRISQFLNKLDVALAQIFRGPFQSPQPAILGINPNSHIGSTKNDSKYGLRDLIGDGILWAVPKHRRTIERRLSRKFGYPEYNWKPLKLKTHLRSCNNCGHDHEIGVLCPNCYAKVRTETQLMQDKIQEKLGLNPVEQEVIVLYEGEKHEQPSEFLDGKRIVEMEKPRPNWFSKNLIQKTTQKPATTKEAKPSDLG, encoded by the exons atgtCTCGGTTTATTCTGGTTAGAATTTCTCAGTTCCTCAATAAATTAGATGTAGCACTTGCTCAAATCTTTCGTGGTCCATTTCAATCCCCCCAACCAG CTATCTTGGGTATAAACCCCAACTCACACATCGGGTCaacaaaaaatgattcaaaGTATGGTCTTCGAGACCTCATAGGAGATGGTATCCTATGGGCTGTTCCCAAACACCGAAGGACTATAGAGCGAAGACTAAGTCGTAAGTTTGGTTATCCAGAATACAACTGGAAGCCCTTGAAGTTGAAGACTCATTTGCGTTCGTGTAACAACTGTGGTCACGATCACGAGATTGGTGTTTTATGTC CCAATTGCTATGCAAAGGTACGTACTGAAACACAGCTAATGCAAGACAAAATCCAAGAAAAATTAGGACTTAATCCAGTAGAACAGGAAGTAATAGTCTTGTACGAAGGCGAGAAGCATGAACAG CCTTCCGAATTTCTGGACGGTAAACGAATTGTTGAAATGGAAAAACCTCGTCCTAATTGGTTTAGTAAGAAtctaatacaaaaaacaactcaaaagcCAGCCACAACCAAAGAAGCTAAGCCTTCCGATCTCGGATAA